TACCCTTTCATGTATGCATAACGCGACCCCCACGTGACGCATCCGCACCCCCCGAGTGCCTCGCTTGCGCGTtaaaggaaaacatttttttgccatttctcGAAAAGGTGTGACAAGTTCGTAGgcgcaaaaatataaaaactcGCGCGGACGGATAACCGCATTTGTACCTGCGCAGTAgtacttccccattttgcgctcCCTCCTTTTTACATCGCAACGATAGTTCGCCCCCCTGTGTGCATTTGCCGCCACCCCGCGTGTTGAGAAAGTTTGGCCGGCTGCGCGTTTACGGCGTGGCTACTCGTTCGCGCAACCGTATGTGCGGAGTTGCGCAGAGGTGTGTTCCTCTGTCGAAGCGGCGCGTCAATCAAGTGGCACTCCAGTTAGGTAGCGCGGCAACCACATAACAGGCTGACTGATTAACAGCCTGACTGACTAGCCAcccaaccgcttaaccgcccaaccgcttaaccgcccAACCGCTTAGCCGCTCACCCTCTCCCAAAATGAAAGTAAAAGTAAGAACGCTTCAGAACAACGAAGAAGAAATCAGTGTCGACAATGAAGACACCATTTTAGAcgtgaagaaaaagatagAGGTGGCATTCCCCGAAATGCCCTGCGATAAGCAGAAGCTCATTTTTAGTGGAAATATATTGAAGGACGAAAGCAAAGCGGTGGACgtattaaaagaaaacgacATAGTTATAGTCATGGCGTGCAAAAAGATATTTAGTTCGAAGAACAACCAGACGAAGGAatcgtcatcatcatcggcaaacgttttaaaaagtaaagaaAAGACGCCTTTGCCGGCGAATGATGACCAGAAGAATGCCGCTCCCACCGCAGCAGAGGAGGGAGGACAGAGCAAAAACCTCAACAACGCAGAATCGGCCCTAGTCACGGGGGAAAAGCTAAAAGAGACCATAGACAACATCTGCGCTATGGGATTTGAAAGAGAAGCCGTAAGGAAGGCCATGATGGTGGCGTTTAACAACCCCAACAGAGCGATTGATTATTTGACGAACGGCTTTCCAGACGAAAATGAGGTGAACGAGATAAGTGCAATCAACACAATGAATGGGATGAACGAAATGGGCGCCGCCAACGCAGCGAATGCAATGCGTGACGTAAATGAAACAAACGAGACTAACGAGACGAATGAAACGAACGATAACTCCTACGAGAGAGAAGATAACGAAAGTGCCCCCAATTTGCCAAACCTTCTAAATAATTATAGCGCCCTTGCAGATAACCCTAGACAGTCTGTACCAGATAGTACAGATCAGTTTAGaagttccccattttttaacatccTACGAGATGTAGCTTTATCGAACCCACAACGCATTCCTGAAATTTTAGAAATGATCGGAAGAACAGATCCTTCCTTTTTAGAATTTATTCGAGAGAACCAAGGGGAATTTATAAGGGCCATTCAAAATTATGGGACTAATGACCACACAGCTAACACAGAAAATGATTTAATGGCAGGTGATGCATTTGCCGATCAAGGGAACCAAAATATTACAGACccaaataatgaaaattttaatattcccATTACGCCTCTAAACGAGAACGAAATGGAgagtattaaaaaattggaatcGCTCGGATTCCCGAAGCACTTGGCGTTGGAAGCCTTCATTGCTTGTGATAAGAACGAGGAGATGGCGGCCAACTATTTGTTTGAGAATATGAATGACTACGCGTCGGAGTAGCGCGTTGGGGTAGTCATTTGGCGGGCGTGTTTCTCGATTCGTAGGGGGAAGCGTGCATCCCCAGGGTGGTGAGTCCCCAGTATGGGTAAACTATCTGCCAAGTGGACCCCTGCAACATGACATGCGTTGCTATGCGCGTACCACCCCATTGTGTGCACGTGCCGATGCCGCTTTCCAGCCCTACCTAATTGCGCGAGTGAACACCCCATTTGGGTGAATCACATTTCGGTGTAAAGTCGCGTATGGGTCAAATGcactgatttttttttttccccattttttatttttttaagtcctcccccccccagcatATTACATATGCTTCCTTTCACTTCCTTTCGcttccttttaaaaagaatgccTTTGCACAACTTCTTACATATGTAGTACATTTTACGTTTGCTTAATGACATTATTTAATTGTTGCGCGATCGTTTTGGTTAACTTTTTGTAAATCAGTTCAAAAAGATTCTGATTCGAGCGGGTTGTTTAttcgtttgtttttcttctcgaTGCGGAGGGGCCTTTCCTCCTTCGCGGTGACGAAACGGTTTTGCATGAGCAAAGGGGCTGTTCCGGTGAAGAGCGGCTGTACATACGTACTTgctgtgtgcatatgtatatgcctCCCGCTGGTAATTGTttagccaatttttttacgcaatTTTTCGCGCAGATATTATGCGCTCAGGATGGGGATGATGAATCACGGGGTATTTACCTCCCCCCCTAAGCGGTAATCGCAAAAGAGCTCCTTCTCCAAGCGGGTTGGCAAAAGGTTGATCCTTTCATTCACCCTCCCTCAAATAGGGTGCCTAAATATTGTACCAGTCGTGTCACACTACAAAATACGCACGCAATGGTCATGACATCCATTTGTGCAAATTATTGTGCACATCCTTAATGCGTACATTTGCACTGCCTCCCTCatggaagggggaaatttaaagaaaataaattcctCCCCCATTTGACACATTTGGGTCAACTCTGTTTCGCAAATTAAACGTAGCcgctttgcatttttttgtgccaacAGATGGCTAAGAAAAGAATTCAAAAGGAGCAAACATCATCAGTAcgttccaaaaaaaaagtgggaaaccACAAATTAACCGCTTCTGTACTGCATGAATTGTGTCAATTTGTCAGGGCCTCCCAAAACGTACATACAACTCACCACACTGCCCCCCTTCTTTTACGTACACCAAATTTGGCCTCTTCAGTCATGtaagaaaaatttgcagAAGCAATCGCATGTACGTTTATGCAATGCAACGCTCAACGTACTTGTTCACGCGCGTTGCGAGTGTATATCTATCTATGCATATgcgtttatatgtacattgtGTACACGTACAAGCGTCGCTTTGTCAAAACGTGACTGCTTCAAAAatcgtaatttttaaaaaaacaactttCCCTCAAACACCTTGCCATATTTTGTTGTAATCTTTTGGAGGAATAtacaaattggggaaaacattttttttttagcatgttGTGGGGAAGTTGTTCCAAAATGGTTGGTTTTTCtgcaaagttttttttttttttttttttttcattttggtaaaCTGTCGTACATTACAccacttttattttctgctCTGAGTTGCAAAGTGGTTGGGGGGCAGGCACAGCACAGTTGGCGAGCGCACGTTGTAAAAGGTACATGTTTGAAACAAcgatttttttcactctacattattaaataaaaggCAGAAAGGGGCGGTGCACGTGCGCGTTGCTAAGAAAGCGACAGGAAAAAGATGCGTTTAACGGGATAGGGATGCC
Above is a window of Plasmodium vivax chromosome 8, whole genome shotgun sequence DNA encoding:
- a CDS encoding DNA repair protein RAD23, putative (encoded by transcript PVX_094805A); its protein translation is MKVKVRTLQNNEEEISVDNEDTILDVKKKIEVAFPEMPCDKQKLIFSGNILKDESKAVDVLKENDIVIVMACKKIFSSKNNQTKESSSSSANVLKSKEKTPLPANDDQKNAAPTAAEEGGQSKNLNNAESALVTGEKLKETIDNICAMGFEREAVRKAMMVAFNNPNRAIDYLTNGFPDENEVNEISAINTMNGMNEMGAANAANAMRDVNETNETNETNETNDNSYEREDNESAPNLPNLLNNYSALADNPRQSVPDSTDQFRSSPFFNILRDVALSNPQRIPEILEMIGRTDPSFLEFIRENQGEFIRAIQNYGTNDHTANTENDLMAGDAFADQGNQNITDPNNENFNIPITPLNENEMESIKKLESLGFPKHLALEAFIACDKNEEMAANYLFENMNDYASE